One window of Nocardia nova SH22a genomic DNA carries:
- a CDS encoding terminase large subunit domain-containing protein translates to MVVPAGIVGSEWPSVRRTCRNLGWDFDGWQDGAGMLTLSLRADGEYASDTIVFSIPRQVGKTYLVACIIFALCLMKPGLKAIWTAQVKDTALETFEQFYDMSQRPRVKPYIAKTPQGKGDEAIEFVNGSKIEFGARDSGFGRGRTDVDVIVFDEGQHLSLQALENMGAAQNVADNPLCFVMGTPPRPQDKGEFFLLSRQEALDGESDGTLYIEMSADRDGDPMDREQWRKANPSFPRRTSERAMLRLRKKLKNDDSWRREALGIWDEIARNQPALSKAAYKAFTAAGPDDGTKPDALAADMSHWGQISISACWLEDERAHTEEVWSGVDVDAAVLWLSKRAGRRIPIVVDAQSPASQLAPQLRARRRRVIVSTGPDMAKACGQWWAKVRAKRWTHAEQETPAQAMQAARKRPIGTAGGWGWDQRDENAYISPTVSMTLALFGALATAKTRTTEAPAGRRRRVSTPRRSVRA, encoded by the coding sequence GTGGTTGTGCCCGCGGGGATCGTCGGCAGCGAATGGCCGTCGGTGCGGCGGACATGCCGGAACCTCGGATGGGATTTCGACGGCTGGCAGGACGGCGCCGGGATGCTCACCCTGTCGCTGCGCGCCGACGGCGAGTACGCCTCGGACACGATCGTCTTCTCGATTCCGCGGCAGGTCGGCAAGACGTACCTGGTCGCCTGCATCATTTTCGCGCTGTGCCTGATGAAACCGGGCCTGAAAGCGATCTGGACCGCGCAGGTGAAGGACACCGCGCTGGAGACATTCGAGCAGTTCTACGACATGTCGCAGCGCCCAAGGGTGAAGCCGTACATCGCCAAGACGCCGCAGGGCAAGGGCGACGAGGCGATCGAGTTCGTGAACGGCTCGAAGATCGAGTTCGGCGCCCGCGACTCGGGTTTCGGTCGTGGCCGCACCGATGTCGACGTGATCGTGTTCGACGAGGGGCAGCACCTGAGCCTGCAGGCGCTGGAGAACATGGGCGCCGCGCAGAACGTGGCCGACAACCCGCTGTGCTTCGTGATGGGCACCCCGCCCCGGCCGCAGGACAAGGGCGAATTCTTCCTGCTGTCGCGGCAGGAGGCGCTGGACGGCGAGTCCGACGGCACGCTCTACATCGAGATGTCCGCGGACCGCGACGGCGACCCCATGGACCGCGAGCAGTGGCGCAAGGCGAACCCATCGTTCCCGCGTCGCACGAGCGAACGAGCCATGCTGCGCCTGCGGAAGAAGTTGAAGAACGACGATTCATGGCGCCGGGAGGCGCTGGGCATCTGGGACGAGATCGCCCGGAACCAGCCGGCATTGAGCAAGGCCGCGTACAAGGCATTCACCGCGGCGGGCCCGGACGACGGCACGAAACCGGACGCGCTCGCCGCCGACATGTCGCATTGGGGTCAGATCTCGATATCGGCGTGCTGGCTCGAGGACGAACGCGCGCACACCGAGGAAGTGTGGTCGGGCGTCGATGTCGACGCGGCCGTGCTGTGGCTCTCGAAGCGGGCCGGGCGCCGCATCCCGATCGTCGTCGACGCGCAGTCGCCAGCATCGCAGCTCGCCCCGCAGCTGCGGGCGCGCCGACGGCGAGTGATCGTGAGCACCGGACCGGATATGGCGAAGGCATGCGGCCAATGGTGGGCCAAGGTGCGGGCGAAGCGATGGACGCACGCAGAGCAGGAGACACCCGCGCAGGCGATGCAGGCGGCGCGTAAGCGTCCGATCGGCACAGCGGGCGGCTGGGGCTGGGACCAGAGAGACGAGAACGCCTACATCTCACCCACGGTGAGCATGACGCTGGCGCTGTTCGGCGCGCTCGCGACCGCGAAGACCAGAACAACCGAGGCTCCGGCTGGCCGCCGTCGCCGCGTGAGCACACCGAGGAGGTCTGTCCGGGCATGA
- a CDS encoding phage portal protein codes for MSSEMIPRLKQLSDEENDTLAQLAAQLERKARRNVLRKCYYDGKYSLRRVSPVVPPQYYRLGLVLGWSAKAVDTLARRCNLDGFVWPDGDLGSLGVANILDDNNFESVSNSAITSSLIHACSFLVNTEGGEGEPRSLIHVKDALNATGEWNSRARRLDNLLSITGRGERDDSRSAVTAFALYLDDLTITAEFDSSGWTVDRQDHSWGVPAEVIAYKPLEPSRPFGASRISRAVMSLHSAALRTVIRMEGHADIYSYPELILLGADVDVFKNADGTQRDVWQVMMGRINGIPDDDEADNPRADVRQIPAASPQPHLDMLKQQAQLFSGETSIPLTSLGVSDMSNPTSADSYIASREDLISEAEGATDDMARGFRRSMIRALAIANDIGIDEVPTAWASLDTKWRSPVYLSRAAQADAGMKQLTAVPWLAETSVGLELVGLNEQQIRRAESERRRAGAAASVTQRLAAQLAERNAPPATPAADDQAPVEEPAAQ; via the coding sequence ATGAGCAGCGAGATGATTCCTCGCCTGAAGCAGTTGAGCGACGAGGAGAACGACACGCTTGCCCAGCTGGCGGCCCAGCTCGAGCGCAAGGCGCGGCGCAATGTCTTGCGGAAGTGCTACTACGACGGCAAGTACTCGCTGCGGCGCGTATCGCCGGTGGTGCCACCGCAGTACTACCGCCTCGGGCTGGTGCTCGGCTGGTCAGCGAAGGCGGTGGACACGCTCGCGCGCCGCTGCAACCTGGACGGGTTCGTATGGCCGGACGGCGACCTGGGTTCTCTCGGCGTGGCAAACATCCTGGACGACAACAACTTCGAGTCGGTGTCGAACAGTGCGATCACCTCGAGCCTGATCCACGCCTGCTCATTCCTGGTCAACACCGAAGGCGGCGAGGGCGAACCGCGGTCGCTGATCCACGTCAAGGACGCCCTCAACGCGACCGGCGAGTGGAACTCGCGAGCGCGGCGTCTGGACAACCTGCTGTCGATCACCGGCCGCGGCGAGCGCGACGACAGCCGGTCCGCGGTAACCGCGTTCGCGCTGTACCTCGACGATCTGACGATCACCGCCGAGTTCGACTCCTCGGGCTGGACTGTGGATCGCCAGGACCATTCGTGGGGTGTGCCCGCCGAGGTGATCGCCTACAAGCCGCTCGAACCGTCTCGCCCGTTCGGGGCGTCGCGGATCTCGCGGGCGGTGATGTCGCTGCACAGCGCCGCCCTGCGCACCGTGATCCGGATGGAAGGCCACGCCGACATCTACAGCTACCCCGAGTTGATACTGCTCGGTGCGGACGTGGATGTGTTCAAGAACGCCGACGGCACTCAGCGGGATGTCTGGCAGGTCATGATGGGCCGGATCAACGGCATCCCGGACGACGACGAGGCCGACAACCCGCGCGCGGACGTGCGGCAGATTCCGGCCGCGAGCCCGCAGCCGCACCTGGACATGCTCAAGCAGCAGGCGCAGCTGTTCTCCGGCGAGACCTCGATCCCGCTCACCTCGCTCGGCGTGAGCGACATGAGCAACCCGACCTCGGCGGACAGCTATATCGCCAGCCGCGAGGATCTGATCTCGGAAGCCGAGGGCGCCACCGACGATATGGCGCGTGGATTCCGGCGGTCGATGATCCGGGCGCTGGCGATCGCGAACGACATCGGCATCGACGAGGTGCCGACCGCGTGGGCGTCGCTCGACACGAAATGGCGCTCGCCGGTGTACCTGTCGCGTGCCGCGCAGGCAGACGCCGGCATGAAACAGCTGACCGCTGTGCCGTGGCTCGCCGAGACGAGCGTCGGCCTCGAGCTGGTAGGGCTGAACGAACAGCAGATCCGCCGCGCGGAGTCCGAGCGCCGCCGGGCCGGTGCGGCGGCCAGCGTGACGCAACGTCTCGCCGCCCAGCTGGCCGAGCGGAACGCGCCCCCAGCCACGCCCGCCGCCGACGACCAGGCCCCCGTCGAAGAACCAGCCGCGCAATGA
- a CDS encoding phage major capsid protein, producing the protein MSVLQTSSLTIPDQILDPWLGKIQYGSSIATLSDQEPMKFGNANFFTFSIGEAEYVGEGANKGASSPSIGTKTVKPYKFHKTVRWTEEVMWADSDHQMNVVKQILSLIAPALSRALDFGVFHGINPTGGTAVSAMTTAGKLSDTTNSVELVSTDKPYALMDSADALVLADGFLPRDIALDPSYASQFGSLRSTQTEQRLYPDLTFATAPVGRLDNHRSSVSNTVGAVGVANTATNVKAFVGDFSAIRWGIQKSIGLQVIEYGDPDGQGDLKRNNQVAFRSEVVYGWAIADLNAFAKIIDAAADPED; encoded by the coding sequence ATGTCCGTGTTGCAGACCTCCAGCCTCACCATTCCGGATCAGATTCTGGACCCGTGGCTGGGCAAGATCCAGTACGGCAGCTCGATCGCGACGCTGTCGGACCAGGAGCCGATGAAGTTCGGTAACGCGAACTTCTTCACCTTCTCGATCGGCGAGGCCGAGTACGTCGGTGAGGGCGCGAACAAGGGCGCATCGTCTCCGAGCATCGGCACCAAGACCGTGAAGCCGTACAAGTTCCACAAGACGGTCCGATGGACCGAAGAGGTCATGTGGGCCGACTCGGATCACCAGATGAACGTGGTGAAGCAGATCCTGAGTCTGATCGCGCCCGCCCTGTCGCGCGCGCTGGACTTCGGTGTCTTCCACGGCATCAACCCGACCGGCGGCACCGCGGTGTCGGCGATGACCACGGCGGGCAAGCTGTCCGACACCACCAACTCGGTGGAGCTGGTCAGCACCGACAAGCCGTACGCGCTCATGGACTCGGCCGACGCGCTGGTCCTGGCCGACGGTTTCCTGCCGCGCGACATCGCGTTGGATCCGTCGTACGCCAGCCAGTTCGGCAGCCTGCGGTCGACGCAGACCGAGCAGCGCCTGTACCCGGACCTGACCTTCGCCACCGCGCCGGTCGGGCGGCTCGACAACCACCGGTCCTCGGTGTCGAACACCGTCGGCGCGGTCGGTGTCGCGAACACCGCAACGAACGTGAAGGCGTTCGTCGGTGACTTCTCGGCGATCCGCTGGGGTATCCAGAAGTCCATCGGCCTGCAGGTCATCGAGTACGGCGACCCGGACGGCCAGGGCGATCTCAAGCGGAACAACCAGGTCGCGTTCCGCTCCGAGGTCGTCTACGGCTGGGCCATCGCGGACCTGAACGCCTTCGCGAAGATCATCGACGCGGCCGCGGATCCGGAGGACTGA
- a CDS encoding DUF7302 family protein has translation MMRLRNAATGVVVSCSEETAARLGHSWIPVDGDAIKRPAGKSAAARKRAAAKAAADKAATDKAAADKAAADKAATQPTDGE, from the coding sequence ATGATGCGCCTGCGTAACGCAGCGACCGGCGTGGTGGTCTCGTGCTCCGAAGAGACCGCCGCCCGGCTCGGCCACTCGTGGATTCCGGTCGACGGCGACGCGATCAAGCGGCCCGCAGGCAAGTCTGCAGCGGCCCGCAAGCGTGCAGCGGCCAAGGCCGCCGCCGACAAGGCCGCGACGGACAAGGCTGCCGCCGACAAGGCTGCGGCGGACAAGGCTGCGACGCAGCCGACAGACGGGGAGTAG
- a CDS encoding IPT/TIG domain-containing protein, producing the protein MAGASVAKIGVGAPNRVTGGIMVFAPGDTLPVGVSGDASAGTKLGYVADDGLRPSGERSSTDIFDWAGDLIYSPQDQHSAQFQFKLYGAFDADVLTEVFGEENVTTVGSLITVTETGSPLGVHPWLFDMRDGGKKARFVVPEGQITAATEDPLIRNGLQAFDCTLTCYKDEAGVKVYRYYDDGSSPAAPIIGSAAPTGTIDADGGELLVLTGANFTGTTGVKVGGTDVLDFQIVNDQTLTIITPAHAAGAVTIVATNAAGASAGFPVTYAA; encoded by the coding sequence ATGGCCGGAGCTTCCGTTGCCAAGATCGGTGTCGGCGCACCCAACCGGGTGACGGGCGGCATCATGGTGTTCGCGCCGGGCGACACTCTCCCCGTTGGTGTTTCGGGCGATGCGTCCGCCGGAACCAAGCTCGGATATGTGGCCGACGACGGTCTTCGCCCGTCCGGCGAGCGGTCCTCGACCGACATTTTCGACTGGGCCGGTGACCTGATCTACTCGCCGCAGGACCAGCACAGCGCGCAGTTCCAGTTCAAGCTGTACGGCGCGTTCGACGCCGACGTGCTCACCGAGGTGTTCGGCGAGGAGAACGTCACCACGGTGGGGTCGCTCATCACGGTCACCGAGACCGGCTCGCCGCTGGGCGTGCACCCGTGGCTGTTCGATATGCGCGATGGCGGGAAGAAGGCACGGTTCGTTGTCCCCGAAGGACAGATCACCGCGGCCACCGAGGACCCGCTGATCCGCAACGGGCTGCAGGCGTTCGATTGCACGCTCACCTGCTACAAGGACGAGGCCGGTGTCAAGGTCTATCGGTATTACGACGACGGTTCGTCCCCGGCCGCGCCGATCATCGGCTCGGCGGCCCCGACCGGCACGATCGACGCCGACGGCGGCGAGCTCCTGGTACTCACCGGCGCCAACTTCACCGGCACCACTGGTGTGAAGGTCGGCGGCACCGACGTCCTCGACTTCCAGATCGTCAACGACCAGACCCTCACCATCATCACCCCGGCCCACGCGGCTGGCGCGGTGACGATCGTGGCCACCAACGCGGCAGGCGCGTCGGCCGGCTTCCCGGTCACCTACGCTGCCTGA
- a CDS encoding phage tail tape measure protein, giving the protein MATELAVGYISLEAETSKLPKQLNAAFESAGKTAGKRGGSEAANAFEAGTRGITVDLSRAFGDARSAGKNAGGDAANAAQSSLGGIRVDLAKAFGDAGAAGKSAGSDAASGFESALSRIGAKLNLSGKFSGAGEGAGHEFGGSFMSGLGDKLGNLTGAGGKGGIIGATVGAAFSLAALSIPGLFMASLQSGFERQKALDLTQAKLGVDDATMAKIGTAAGRAYVDTFGSSVVENADTARAAIQSGLLDPNASAQEMQGVIEQLSTVSQIMDEDIPSTARAAGQAVKTGMTKDAKGAMDLFVAASQNGLNVSEDFLDTVTEYGTQFRKLGIDGPEAVGLINQAVKGGARDSDTAADAIKEFAIRAVDGSDSTTKAFQDLGLNADEISHKFAAGGQSAHDATQEILTGLRNIDDPLVRGQVAVALFGTKWEDLGGAFDKFDLSTAAGSLGQVAGAADDAATKISRNAAGSIEGAKRSIETSTDAISTALANAFGPQLSKLSDWVTDHQPEIIGFLGKLVDGAFNAGDAILGMVSTGLRAFASFAEGAGGALAGVLKPLGAVTEAFGKLTGNKKMEDLGAGMRNLDQTFDSAATTARNLADGIDNTVRPGLDRLRTSVSDNITEAQLSETMFRALGDTVTALPDGHSITLKDNTPETTQRLEALGLKVTTLPDGKVTVTANDEPGQKIIDAFITRNTGKALPVTMEPDWSKVQAGIDNPQLRATAPTYSPESGYVHYAKGGIRKPGIADGSQAILWAEAGPEAYIPLDQSRRARSTGLLATVAEMFGYGLTPMAAGAIVPGKQFAQSMDPATYQLGGFSTSSIDCSGMVSATVNDALGLPAFSSRMATGNEGEWLAAKGAKPGLGGPGDISVGWVVGGPAGGHTAMTLGDGTNVESNGTEGVVIGGPVGANNSMFDQFAHIPAALLRGGDAGAAGSSGGGTSSSGGTGAGTSGSSSGLGGTVGTGAAFDTSKVPSGVVPVWIVNSDGSSYTPTPASDTATPQAPAATPGTTGASEIQTMDQALASGRDKLTAAGQGFTKANTDDALGAAGLRSSGGALQALGEQWNSKTVQDVRAILEDRMRAMLIEAISGLNVKAVASAARYGR; this is encoded by the coding sequence GTGGCAACCGAACTCGCGGTCGGATACATCAGCCTCGAAGCTGAGACGTCCAAGCTGCCCAAGCAGCTCAATGCCGCGTTCGAGTCGGCGGGCAAGACCGCGGGCAAGCGGGGCGGGTCGGAAGCTGCTAACGCATTCGAAGCGGGGACGCGCGGCATCACGGTCGACCTGTCCAGGGCGTTCGGTGACGCACGTTCGGCGGGAAAGAACGCGGGCGGCGACGCCGCGAACGCTGCCCAATCGAGCCTGGGTGGCATCCGTGTCGACCTGGCGAAAGCATTCGGTGACGCGGGGGCGGCAGGTAAGTCGGCGGGTTCGGATGCCGCGAGCGGATTCGAGTCGGCGCTGAGCCGCATCGGCGCCAAGCTCAACTTGTCCGGCAAGTTCTCCGGAGCTGGTGAGGGGGCCGGGCATGAGTTCGGCGGAAGCTTCATGTCCGGCCTCGGTGACAAACTGGGCAACCTGACCGGCGCGGGCGGCAAGGGCGGCATCATCGGCGCGACCGTCGGCGCCGCGTTCTCGCTCGCGGCATTGTCGATCCCCGGCCTCTTCATGGCGTCGCTGCAGTCCGGATTCGAACGTCAGAAGGCTCTCGACCTCACACAGGCGAAGCTCGGCGTCGATGACGCCACGATGGCGAAGATCGGCACCGCGGCAGGCCGGGCGTATGTGGACACCTTCGGCTCCAGCGTGGTCGAGAACGCCGACACTGCCCGTGCGGCAATCCAGTCCGGGTTGCTCGATCCGAACGCCTCCGCGCAGGAGATGCAAGGCGTCATCGAGCAACTGAGCACGGTGTCGCAGATCATGGACGAGGACATTCCGAGCACCGCGAGGGCCGCCGGGCAAGCGGTGAAGACCGGCATGACCAAGGATGCCAAGGGCGCGATGGACCTGTTTGTCGCCGCCTCGCAGAACGGGCTCAACGTGTCCGAGGACTTCTTGGACACCGTGACCGAATACGGCACCCAATTTCGCAAGCTCGGCATCGACGGGCCTGAGGCGGTCGGTCTGATCAACCAGGCCGTGAAGGGCGGCGCCCGCGACTCTGATACCGCGGCGGACGCGATCAAGGAGTTCGCGATCCGTGCGGTCGACGGGTCGGATTCCACGACGAAGGCGTTCCAGGACTTGGGCCTCAATGCCGACGAGATCAGCCACAAGTTCGCCGCGGGCGGGCAGTCGGCGCACGATGCGACGCAGGAGATCCTCACCGGGCTGCGCAACATCGATGATCCACTGGTCCGCGGGCAAGTCGCTGTCGCACTGTTCGGCACCAAGTGGGAAGACCTCGGCGGGGCGTTCGACAAGTTCGACCTGTCCACGGCTGCCGGTTCGCTCGGGCAGGTCGCGGGCGCGGCCGACGATGCGGCCACCAAGATCAGCCGCAACGCGGCAGGGTCGATCGAGGGAGCGAAGCGCTCCATCGAGACATCGACCGACGCGATATCAACCGCTCTGGCAAATGCTTTCGGCCCGCAACTGTCGAAGCTGTCCGATTGGGTGACCGACCATCAGCCCGAGATCATCGGCTTCCTCGGGAAGCTCGTCGATGGCGCGTTCAATGCGGGTGACGCCATCCTCGGCATGGTCTCGACTGGTCTGCGCGCGTTCGCCTCCTTCGCCGAGGGCGCTGGTGGCGCGCTCGCGGGGGTCCTCAAACCGCTTGGCGCGGTGACGGAGGCATTCGGCAAGCTCACCGGGAACAAGAAGATGGAAGACCTGGGCGCGGGTATGCGCAACCTCGACCAGACCTTCGACTCGGCCGCGACGACCGCACGCAACCTCGCCGACGGCATCGACAACACCGTGCGGCCTGGACTCGACCGACTGCGCACCTCGGTTTCCGACAACATCACCGAGGCGCAGTTGTCGGAGACGATGTTCCGGGCGCTGGGGGACACGGTGACGGCACTTCCGGACGGTCATTCGATCACGCTCAAGGACAACACTCCCGAGACCACGCAGCGGCTCGAAGCTCTCGGCCTGAAGGTGACCACGCTTCCGGACGGGAAGGTGACTGTCACCGCCAACGACGAGCCGGGTCAGAAGATCATCGACGCGTTCATCACGAGGAACACAGGCAAGGCGCTGCCGGTGACGATGGAGCCCGACTGGTCGAAAGTGCAAGCGGGCATAGACAATCCGCAGCTGCGCGCGACCGCGCCCACCTATTCGCCCGAGTCCGGGTATGTCCATTACGCGAAGGGCGGTATCCGCAAGCCGGGTATCGCTGACGGTTCTCAGGCGATCCTGTGGGCCGAGGCCGGACCGGAAGCCTACATTCCGCTCGACCAGTCCAGACGCGCCCGGTCGACGGGCCTGCTGGCCACCGTGGCGGAGATGTTCGGCTACGGCCTCACTCCGATGGCGGCGGGTGCCATCGTGCCCGGCAAGCAGTTCGCGCAGTCGATGGACCCGGCCACCTATCAACTTGGTGGGTTCTCGACTTCCTCAATCGATTGCAGCGGCATGGTGTCCGCGACCGTCAATGACGCGCTGGGGCTGCCGGCGTTCTCCTCGCGGATGGCTACTGGCAACGAGGGCGAGTGGCTGGCCGCCAAGGGCGCGAAGCCGGGATTGGGTGGCCCGGGTGACATCTCGGTCGGCTGGGTGGTCGGCGGCCCGGCCGGTGGACATACGGCGATGACGCTCGGCGACGGGACCAATGTCGAATCGAACGGTACCGAAGGCGTGGTCATCGGCGGTCCGGTCGGCGCGAACAATTCGATGTTCGACCAGTTCGCGCACATCCCCGCGGCTCTGCTGCGCGGCGGTGACGCTGGCGCGGCTGGCAGCAGCGGGGGCGGCACGTCGTCGTCGGGCGGCACTGGTGCCGGCACGTCCGGATCGAGTAGCGGTCTCGGCGGCACGGTCGGCACCGGTGCGGCCTTCGATACCTCGAAGGTTCCCTCGGGCGTGGTCCCGGTGTGGATCGTCAACAGCGACGGCAGCAGTTACACCCCGACCCCGGCCAGCGACACGGCCACGCCGCAGGCTCCGGCGGCCACGCCCGGCACAACGGGGGCGTCGGAGATTCAGACGATGGATCAGGCGCTCGCGTCCGGCCGCGACAAGCTCACCGCGGCGGGGCAGGGTTTCACGAAAGCGAACACCGATGACGCTCTCGGCGCGGCGGGCCTTCGTTCCTCGGGCGGCGCACTGCAAGCGCTCGGGGAGCAATGGAATTCGAAGACGGTCCAGGATGTGCGCGCGATTCTCGAAGATCGCATGCGCGCCATGCTCATCGAGGCGATCAGCGGCCTGAACGTCAAGGCTGTGGCCTCGGCTGCCCGGTACGGGAGGTGA
- a CDS encoding translation initiation factor IF-2 N-terminal domain-containing protein, with amino-acid sequence MEETRQQRRARERETAATRTKLERKLRNQVGGLVDGKPFDKWPAWKGTGVPTRDNCDLTNPRQAFIWMFVAMPVMKGAPLMLPTEYWEMQSFRMWTLGARPVADPTRKYQPPESVTANAWMASGSWVSLDTPERPRKTLAQALRELPQRERAEVRAALLDGLGLDDGEKPAPPAMQYTVATLAQRLNTSVDELVSVLGNLGLTNVHADSRISREIADRIVKHMGLE; translated from the coding sequence ATGGAAGAAACACGGCAGCAGCGGCGCGCCCGCGAACGCGAAACCGCCGCCACCCGAACGAAACTGGAACGCAAGCTACGCAATCAGGTCGGCGGCCTGGTCGATGGCAAACCGTTCGACAAATGGCCGGCCTGGAAGGGCACCGGAGTCCCGACCCGGGACAACTGCGACCTGACCAACCCGCGCCAGGCGTTCATCTGGATGTTCGTCGCCATGCCCGTGATGAAGGGCGCGCCGCTCATGCTCCCCACGGAGTACTGGGAGATGCAGTCGTTCCGCATGTGGACACTCGGCGCCCGCCCGGTTGCCGACCCGACTCGCAAGTACCAGCCGCCGGAATCGGTGACCGCGAACGCATGGATGGCGTCCGGGTCGTGGGTGTCGCTGGACACCCCGGAACGGCCGCGCAAGACGCTCGCGCAGGCACTGCGGGAACTCCCGCAGCGAGAGCGCGCCGAGGTCCGTGCCGCGCTCCTGGACGGCCTCGGCCTGGACGACGGCGAGAAGCCCGCCCCGCCCGCCATGCAGTACACCGTGGCCACGCTGGCGCAGCGGCTGAACACCTCGGTGGATGAGCTGGTGTCGGTGCTCGGGAATCTCGGCCTCACGAACGTGCACGCCGACAGCCGCATCAGCCGCGAGATCGCGGACCGCATCGTCAAACACATGGGACTGGAGTAG
- a CDS encoding N-acetylmuramoyl-L-alanine amidase, protein MTKPAYTELDRMGNSCNGRDGNKIRYFFLHTEEGNSSAEALAGYLNNPAHDASYHYTVRDGVVCDVVDTDLASWSVGNANGYSINLCFAGSRASWTREQWLQRERDIAIAAWLAVQDAKKYGFSTAWLGSGGKYSPASSGISDHQYVTQVIGWGTHTDCGPGFQGDVFDRYVKEFTNNQGDDMAVLEETFINFKGQRVTLGTALRYMDQYVNEIREQLAGPQPFEGWPQLGDRTIVDALAVIGQHLGIVGFRTSRDTTTPSVLGGQE, encoded by the coding sequence ATGACCAAACCCGCATACACCGAACTCGACCGCATGGGGAATTCGTGCAATGGCCGGGACGGCAACAAGATTCGATACTTCTTCCTCCACACCGAGGAGGGCAACAGCTCCGCCGAAGCGCTGGCCGGATACCTCAACAATCCGGCCCACGACGCCAGCTACCACTACACCGTCCGCGATGGCGTCGTGTGCGATGTCGTCGACACCGACCTCGCCTCCTGGTCGGTCGGCAACGCCAACGGCTACTCGATCAATCTGTGCTTCGCCGGATCGCGCGCCAGCTGGACGCGCGAACAGTGGCTGCAGCGCGAGCGCGATATCGCCATCGCCGCGTGGCTGGCCGTCCAGGACGCCAAGAAGTACGGATTCAGCACCGCGTGGCTCGGCAGCGGCGGCAAGTACAGCCCCGCCAGCTCCGGCATCTCCGACCACCAGTACGTCACCCAGGTGATCGGCTGGGGCACGCACACCGACTGCGGGCCGGGATTCCAGGGAGACGTGTTCGACCGGTACGTCAAGGAATTCACCAACAACCAAGGAGACGACATGGCGGTCCTCGAGGAGACCTTCATCAACTTCAAGGGGCAGCGGGTCACCCTCGGCACCGCGCTGCGCTACATGGACCAGTACGTCAACGAGATCCGCGAACAGCTCGCCGGGCCCCAGCCGTTCGAGGGGTGGCCGCAGCTCGGCGACCGCACCATCGTCGACGCCCTGGCCGTGATCGGTCAGCACCTCGGCATCGTGGGCTTCCGAACCTCGCGTGACACCACCACGCCCAGCGTGCTCGGCGGCCAGGAGTGA
- a CDS encoding DUF7264 domain-containing protein yields MAGRKPVREPLNLITGDDFKWSYTWKPDGTNAEDFPGDRELYYEFKDGSGDVWEGGSKWSYEISGSVASIRVESDVADAIANRTPYRLVLQDTGTDPTDESVLIIGNVARQEPQ; encoded by the coding sequence ATGGCTGGCAGGAAACCTGTTCGCGAACCGTTGAATCTCATCACTGGCGATGATTTCAAATGGTCCTACACATGGAAGCCGGATGGCACAAACGCCGAGGATTTCCCGGGCGATCGCGAGCTCTACTACGAGTTCAAGGACGGTAGCGGCGATGTCTGGGAGGGCGGCTCGAAGTGGAGCTACGAGATCTCGGGCTCCGTGGCGTCCATCCGCGTCGAGTCCGATGTCGCTGACGCGATCGCGAACCGCACCCCGTATCGACTGGTGCTCCAGGACACGGGAACAGACCCGACCGACGAGTCGGTGCTGATCATCGGCAACGTAGCGAGGCAGGAGCCGCAATGA